From the Streptomyces sp. NBC_00390 genome, the window GGGCCTCGATCCGCGGCTGGTGGAAGCGCTCCAGCTCCCGCACGCTCAGCCCGTACCGCCCTCGGTACTCACTGCCGTCCGCGAGCATCGCGCCGTACGGCCCGACCGATGCGGCGACCCACACCTCGTGCGGCGCGGCGGCGGCCGCGCTGCGGGCCAGCGAGACGCTGCGGCGCAGCAGTGCCGCGGCGCGCTCCCCGGAGATGCCCCGTCGCTCGAAGCCCTCGAAGGTCGCCTGGTAACTCGAGGTGATGAGCACCTGTGCGCCGGCACGTGCGTACGCCGTGTGCGCGGCCTCGATCTGCTCCGGATCGTCGGCGAGCAGGCGCGCCGACCAGAGCGCGTCGGACAGGTCACAGCCCTGCGCCTCCAACTGGTTGGACAGGCCGCCGTCGAGCAGCAGGACGCCGTCGGCGAGCGCGGCGGCGAGTGTACGGACGGGTTCCACGGGTGCTCCTCGTGCCGGCCGGTCAGCCCAGTTGGGACTGGACCTGGGACGAGATCAGTTCCAGATGGTCGAGATCGCCGAGGTCGAGGACCTGAAGGTAGATCCGGGACGACCCGATCGCCGCATAGCGGCCGATCTTGTCGACGACTTCGGCCGGTGATCCCGCCAGGCCGTTGGTCTTCAGTTCGTCCACATCACGGCCGATGGCAGCGGCCCGGCGCGCCACCTCGGCATCGTCCTTGCCCACGCACACCACCAGCGCGTTGGAGTACACCAGTTCGTCGGCGGCCCGTCCGGTGGCCTGGGTGGCGGCGCGGACCCGGCCGAACTGACGCTCGCTGTCCTCGATCGACGCGAACGGAATGTTGAACTCGTCGGCGTACTGCGCGGCAAGGCGGGGAGTGCGCCTGGCCCCGTGGCCGCCGATCAGCACGGGCACCTTGGCCTGGGCGGGCTTGGGCAGTGCGGGTGAGTCGGTCAGCTGATAGTGCTGCCCCTTGTACGAGAAGGTCTTGCCCGCCTCCGTGGCCCACAGTCCGGTGACGATCGCGAGCTGCTCCTCCAGGCGTCCGAACCTCTCCGCGGGGAAGGGGATGCCGTAGGCCCGGTGCTCGTCGGCGAACCAGCCTGCGCCGAGGCCCAGTTCGACGCGGCCGCCCGACATCCGGTCGACCTGGGCGACCTGGATGGCCAGCACACCCGGGAACCGGAACGTCCCCGCGGTCATCAGGGTGCCGAGGCGGATGCGCTTGGTCTCGCGCGCCAGCCCGGCCAGGGTGATCCAGGCGTCCGTCGGGCCGGGCAGCCCGTCGGACGAGCCCATGCTCAGGTAATGGTCGGAGCGGAAGAACGCGTCGAAGCCGAGATCCTCGGTGGCCTTGGCAACGGTCAGCAGGGTCTCGTAGCTCGCCCCTTGCTGGGGCTCGGTGAAGATTCGAAGATCCATGCATCCATCCTGCACCGTCGGATGCCCGGCGGAGCTGACCGTCAGGTGCCGGCGGCCTGGTCCATCTCGGCGACCGGCCGTTCGGGGCCGGCTCTGCCGCGCACGATGTCAGGAGGCCGGTCCAGCTGGTGCGCCGCGAGCCGGCGCATCATGCCGCGCACCCGGTCGCTCGACTCGTCGGCCGCGTCTATGGCCTCGATGCACTGCCAGTACAGCGCCTCGTCGTCGGTGGCGCAGGCGACCCCGACCAGCGCCATCCCCACTTCCCCCAGCAGCACGTGCAGCGCGGTCAACGCGGCATGGGCGTCGGTCACCTGGGTCAGCTGCGCGGCCCGCACGCCGCCGCTGCGCACCATGGGGTGGTCGAGCACCCCGCAGGCCCGGCCGCCGATCTCGCTCAGCGCCCGCGCCTCTCCTCTGAGCCACTGCGGCCCGCTCAGGGCGAGGCTGCTGCCGATCGCCTGGGCAAGCGCCTGGGCCTGCCATGCCTCCGCCACGATGTCCGGCACCTCTCGGCTGTGTGCCAGAGCGTCACGGCTGAGCGTGACGAGCCGTTCCGCGTCCATGTACGCACCCCCGTTCGTACGACTTTCTGCCCACTCAGTTCATTACCCAGAGTGAAGCCGCTTGAGCCGAAACGCCAGAGGAATTCCGAAATCTGTGGACAGCACAGCCGTTGTGGATAACCCGGCAACTCCATAGAGTGACAACACTCCGTGGCGGCACCGGCAGAGCGGCCTGCCGTCACCTCAGCGTCACTTCGCCGGAAAGCGCAGTTCGTTCCGGTCGATCTTCTCGGAGAGCGCCGTCAGCGCATCGATCCCCAGCACTTCGCAGAACTGGAGGAGGTACGCCAGCACATCCGCGACTTCGTCGCGCACCCGGTGCGCCGTGCTCTCCTTCTCCATCACCCGCGCCGATTGCTCGGGCGTCAACCACTGGAAGATCTCCACCAGTTCGGAAGCCTCGACGCTCAGCGCCACCGCGAGATTCTTGGGCGTGTGGTACGGCTCCCAGTGCCGTGCCGCCGCGAACTCGGCCAGCCGGCGCTGCAGCCGCGCCACATCAGGTACACCGTCGCCCGGTCCCTC encodes:
- a CDS encoding LLM class F420-dependent oxidoreductase; this encodes MDLRIFTEPQQGASYETLLTVAKATEDLGFDAFFRSDHYLSMGSSDGLPGPTDAWITLAGLARETKRIRLGTLMTAGTFRFPGVLAIQVAQVDRMSGGRVELGLGAGWFADEHRAYGIPFPAERFGRLEEQLAIVTGLWATEAGKTFSYKGQHYQLTDSPALPKPAQAKVPVLIGGHGARRTPRLAAQYADEFNIPFASIEDSERQFGRVRAATQATGRAADELVYSNALVVCVGKDDAEVARRAAAIGRDVDELKTNGLAGSPAEVVDKIGRYAAIGSSRIYLQVLDLGDLDHLELISSQVQSQLG
- a CDS encoding DUF6099 family protein, which produces MDAERLVTLSRDALAHSREVPDIVAEAWQAQALAQAIGSSLALSGPQWLRGEARALSEIGGRACGVLDHPMVRSGGVRAAQLTQVTDAHAALTALHVLLGEVGMALVGVACATDDEALYWQCIEAIDAADESSDRVRGMMRRLAAHQLDRPPDIVRGRAGPERPVAEMDQAAGT
- a CDS encoding nucleotide pyrophosphohydrolase, whose protein sequence is MTEDEGPGDGVPDVARLQRRLAEFAAARHWEPYHTPKNLAVALSVEASELVEIFQWLTPEQSARVMEKESTAHRVRDEVADVLAYLLQFCEVLGIDALTALSEKIDRNELRFPAK